The Impatiens glandulifera chromosome 3, dImpGla2.1, whole genome shotgun sequence genome contains a region encoding:
- the LOC124931126 gene encoding protein DENND6A — translation MSRSPSFSMKSELPSSTIDPESLQKWVAAFCIIRFDLEQGQLIEDCYPSGCLSQEEEIEVAFSSFPDSVSQHHNRSSIHDCIFFFRFRRRGVAQHQLKLPSSEITELDEEDKPSPQRSVRYNSGRRFLYGFVFNRQRHDEKLRRGGEQKSVVILSYSPYSSVFKPLLQIMGPLYFDIGKKSLEHIAACISKWPNPVPGKLMELPIGNASLKVNLPPSHSLPLDEDGINIFEESNSAMAPFLPNNQSVPQGLFHDSDIFAIFRGVLLQLWMLWELVLIGEPILVISPTAPQCCEAVTSLVSLVAPLLCSVDFRPYFTIHDPEFKRLNSLREGDSFPSMVLGVTNLFFLKSLKHIPHVLSVGNPSMNSSRVSVSNVPLKRFSPAGFLNAVKMRRDGPLCLMTEHREAIWSSYNATTKPDTSILNRLIDAGLSPRVEESMSVVNNEILRRHFLELTTNFLAPFGPYFRATTPSAGSSPFVDPPPLPPFKVDEFVASLSARGPGKFLSKRMRSNWLELYRRFLNGQNFMPWFSRRRAVAEKEQLRLWRQARMVSDITLVMSRMSELEVVDLFNAIERFILEETILGKTCEKFKSDLLAVFNVIPEDVQQLLVLNPQRAALLNVEAS, via the exons atgagtcGATCTCCATCGTTTTCAATGAAGTCAGAGTTACCCAGTTCGACAATTGATCCAGAATCGCTACAAAAATGGGTAGCTGCCTTCTGTATTATTCGATTCGATCTCGAGCAAGGTCAGCTTATCGAAGACTGTTACCCATCTGGGTGTCTCAGCCAAGAAGAAGAGATCGAAGTCGCATTCAGCTCCTTCCCAGATTCCGTTTCCCAACACCATAATCGTTCGAGCATTCATGACTGCATCTTCTTCTTCCGTTTCAGACGGCGTGGAGTCGCTCAGCACCAGTTAAAGCTTCCTTCATCTGAGATTACTGAACTAGACGAAGAAGATAAACCTTCACCTCAAAGGTCAGTTAGATATAATAGTGGTAGAAGATTCTTGTatggatttgttttcaatagACAGAGACATGATGAAAAGCTTAGGAGAGGAGGTGAACAGAAATCCGTTGTGATATTATCTTATAGCCCTTATTCTAGTGTATTCAAACCATTGCTTCAAATTATGGGTCCTTTGTATTTTGATATTGGTAAGAAATCTCTTGAGCATATTGCAGCTTGTATATCAAAATGGCCAAATCCAGTTCCTGGTAAACTAATGGAACTCCCTATTGGAAATGCTTCACTGAAGGTTAATTTACCACCTTCCCATTCCTTACCCTTAGATGAAGATGGTATTAACATCTTTGAAGAGTCAAATTCAGCCATGGCACCATTTCTCCCCAATAACCAGTCAGTTCCTCAAGGTCTCTTTCATGATTCAGATATATTCGCCATTTTCAGAGGCGTTTTGTTACAGTTATGGATGTTGTGGGAGTTAGTTCTTATCGGAGAACCTATTTTAGTCATTTCCCCAACAGCTCCACAGTGTTGTGAAGCTGTCACGAGTCTAGTCAGTTTGGTTGCGCCTCTTCTATGCAGTGTTGATTTTCGTCCTTACTTTACTATCCATGACCCGGAGTTTAAACGTTTGAATTCACTTCGAGAAGGGGATAGTTTCCCTTCGATGGTTTTGGGAGTGAcgaatctcttcttcttgaagTCTCTCAAGCACATTCCTCATGTTCTATCGGTTGGAAATCCTTCGATGAATTCTAGCCGAGTCTCTGTTTCGAACGTGCCTCTCAAGAGATTCTCTCCGGCTGGTTTTTTGAATGCTGTGAAAATGAGGAGGGATGGTCCGCTCTGTTTGATGACAGAACATAGGGAAGCTATATGGAGCAGTTATAATGCGACGACGAAACCAGATACTTCGATCTTGAACAGGCTTATCGATGCGGGTTTATCTCCTAGAGTTGAGGAATCTATGTCAGTTGTGAATAATGAGATATTGAGACGACACTTCTTAGAGCTCACAACCAACTTTTTGGCACCTTTTGGTCCCTATTTTAGAGCCACTACCCCTTCTGCAGGATCTTCTCCTTTTGTTGATCCGCCTCCTTTGCCTCCGTTTAAAGTTGATGAATTTGTCGCTAGTTTGTCTGCTAGAGGGCCCGGGAAGTTTCTTTCGAAGAGAATGAGATCAAATTGGCTGGAATTATATCG GCGGTTTTTGAATGGGCAGAATTTTATGCCATGGttttcgagaaggcgtgctgttgctGAGAAAGAACAGCTTAGATTGTGGAGACAAGCTAGAATGGTGTCTGATATAACATTGGTTATGTCTAGGATGTCGGAATTGGAGGTTGTTGATTTATTCAATGCTATCGAGAGATTTATTCTTGAAGAAACTATT TTGGGAAAGACTTGCGAGAAATTCAAGAGTGATTTGTTGGCAGTTTTCAATGTTATACCCGAGGATGTACAGCAGCTTCTAGTTTTGAACCCGCAGAGGGCAGCTCTTCTAAATGTTGAAGCTTCCtga